From a region of the Odoribacter splanchnicus DSM 20712 genome:
- a CDS encoding 5-methyltetrahydropteroyltriglutamate--homocysteine S-methyltransferase produces MEQVKLPFRADIVGSFLRPERLKKARKDFESGLLSPAALQQIEDEEIEKLIAEQKVVGLQVITDGEFRRSWWHLDFFWGLGGIEKKAVGQGYVFHNLETRPESVKVTGKITGYNHPMIAHFRFIQKLAGQAIPKQTIPSPAQLLAELIREGNMDETLKVYGRIDGLLEDIAQAYRQVISGFAAAGCRYLQFDDCTWGMLCDEKFRCNPQVNAEEMALLFARINEMALNSRPEGMTITMHVCRGNYHSAWASWGGYEPVAETLFDLPVDAFFLEFDDERSGGFEPLRFIQNQTVVLGLITTKNAALEDKQKVKNRIAEASQYVPLERLCLSPQCGFASTEEGNKLTEKQQWNKIRLMLKIAHSVWKNK; encoded by the coding sequence ATGGAACAGGTAAAACTTCCGTTTAGGGCGGATATTGTCGGTAGTTTCTTGCGACCGGAACGACTGAAAAAAGCAAGAAAAGACTTCGAATCAGGCTTATTATCTCCTGCCGCACTCCAACAAATCGAGGATGAAGAAATTGAAAAATTAATAGCCGAACAAAAAGTTGTCGGCTTACAGGTTATTACAGATGGGGAATTTCGCCGTTCGTGGTGGCACCTCGACTTCTTTTGGGGATTAGGAGGCATAGAGAAAAAGGCAGTTGGGCAGGGATATGTATTTCACAATCTGGAAACCCGACCGGAATCTGTAAAAGTGACCGGGAAAATTACAGGATACAATCATCCCATGATCGCTCATTTCCGTTTCATCCAGAAACTGGCTGGCCAGGCGATACCCAAGCAAACGATTCCTTCTCCGGCACAACTTTTGGCCGAGTTGATCCGCGAGGGAAATATGGATGAAACCCTGAAAGTATATGGCCGGATAGACGGATTATTAGAAGATATAGCACAGGCCTATCGCCAGGTGATCAGTGGTTTCGCTGCAGCAGGATGTCGTTATCTCCAATTCGACGATTGCACATGGGGTATGCTTTGTGATGAAAAATTCCGCTGCAATCCACAGGTGAATGCGGAAGAAATGGCCCTCCTTTTTGCCCGGATAAACGAGATGGCTTTGAACTCAAGACCGGAAGGAATGACCATTACAATGCACGTTTGCCGGGGTAATTATCATTCTGCCTGGGCATCGTGGGGGGGGTATGAGCCGGTTGCCGAAACCTTATTCGACCTCCCGGTGGATGCTTTTTTTCTCGAATTCGACGACGAGCGTTCGGGAGGTTTTGAACCCTTACGCTTCATACAGAACCAAACTGTAGTCTTGGGATTGATTACAACCAAAAATGCTGCCCTTGAGGATAAACAGAAAGTGAAAAACCGCATTGCGGAAGCCAGCCAGTATGTTCCCCTGGAACGGCTTTGTCTGAGTCCCCAGTGTGGCTTTGCTTCTACCGAAGAGGGAAACAAACTTACCGAAAAGCAACAGTGGAACAAAATCCGGTTAATGTTAAAAATTGCACATTCCGTATGGAAAAATAAATAA
- a CDS encoding DUF2284 domain-containing protein, whose product MDYAISHHTVFMPAGEYIRKYRDEDKFIVFCRRCNRYDRCWACPPYDFDISARIGKYKYICITGTQIVPDPSSVPTIPAGTEKEVVIGLLTEVRLQLDSWLRWLETEYPGSLACYAGTCHLCPDDTCTRITGQPCRHPHLIRHSLESFGFDLGRTAEELLHIPLVWSDGVKFPEYLMLVSGLFTDVPIDISLKPAP is encoded by the coding sequence ATGGATTATGCTATTTCACATCATACTGTTTTTATGCCGGCCGGGGAGTATATCCGGAAATACCGGGATGAAGATAAATTCATTGTATTTTGCCGCAGATGTAATCGTTATGATCGTTGCTGGGCTTGTCCACCATACGATTTCGATATATCTGCAAGGATTGGCAAGTACAAATATATCTGCATAACAGGCACTCAGATCGTGCCTGATCCATCCTCTGTACCAACTATTCCTGCGGGAACAGAGAAAGAGGTCGTTATCGGCCTGTTGACAGAAGTGCGCCTTCAACTAGATTCTTGGTTGCGGTGGCTTGAAACGGAATATCCGGGTAGTCTGGCTTGTTACGCAGGGACTTGTCACCTTTGCCCTGACGATACGTGTACCCGTATCACCGGTCAGCCTTGCCGTCATCCTCATCTGATCCGTCATTCCCTGGAATCTTTCGGTTTCGATCTCGGCCGTACGGCTGAAGAATTACTTCATATTCCACTGGTATGGAGTGATGGGGTGAAATTTCCCGAATATCTGATGTTAGTCAGTGGTTTATTTACCGATGTGCCAATCGACATAAGCTTAAAACCTGCACCATAG
- a CDS encoding MarC family protein: MDLHLSIKEIFTAFMVLFAVIDITGSTPIIINLNATGKQVQAGKAALISYAVMITFLFAGDALLQLFNVDISSFAIAGALVLLVLAVEMIFSVEIFRNDGPAGSVTIVPVVFPLIAGAGTLTTTLSLRAECHLSNLILAISLNMLLVYLVLRNAYLVERILGKSGVYVLRKFFGIILLAMSVRLFISNLSMLLNSFSR, encoded by the coding sequence ATGGATTTGCATTTGAGTATAAAGGAGATATTCACCGCTTTTATGGTGTTGTTTGCTGTGATCGATATTACAGGTTCTACGCCTATTATCATCAATCTCAATGCAACAGGAAAACAGGTGCAGGCAGGGAAAGCTGCTCTGATCTCTTATGCAGTCATGATTACTTTCCTTTTTGCAGGGGATGCCCTGTTGCAACTTTTCAATGTCGACATTTCTTCTTTCGCCATAGCCGGAGCATTGGTATTGCTGGTGCTTGCTGTAGAAATGATTTTCAGTGTAGAAATTTTCCGTAACGATGGACCTGCCGGGAGTGTAACTATTGTGCCTGTTGTCTTTCCTCTGATTGCCGGGGCAGGGACATTGACAACGACGCTTTCTCTGCGGGCAGAATGTCATCTCTCCAACCTGATCCTGGCCATTTCACTCAATATGCTTCTGGTTTATCTGGTACTCCGCAATGCTTATCTGGTGGAACGCATTTTAGGGAAAAGTGGTGTCTACGTCCTGCGTAAATTTTTCGGCATCATCCTGCTGGCAATGTCCGTACGGCTGTTTATCAGCAATCTGAGTATGTTGTTGAATTCATTTTCACGCTAA
- a CDS encoding aldehyde dehydrogenase family protein: MEIKEMVVKARKAQEIYEHHFDQDQVDRVIREAARVIYDHAEELARLAVNETGMGVYEHKVAKNRNKSKGVYYNLRGKKSMGIIDMDEKTGLIEIAKPIGVVAGITPMTNPIVTPMSKIIFALKTKNAIIIAPHPQSKRCSALAVNLIKDVVAPFGVPADLIQVIDEPSIDKTKELMEACDVVVATGGMPMVKSAYSSGKPSFGVGAGNVQVILDRNIDLEAAAEKVITGRAFDNGIICSGEQFFTYPVTDREAVFKAFTAHGAYFVTAGEKERLLNVLFPEGKINRALVGQSVKKIAGAAGIDLPEGIRVIVAEATGAGHADRICKEKMFPVMGCLGYDNFEEALRIAKTNLNMEGNGHTAGIHSNDQANVIKAGTELSVSRLIVNAPCATTAGGSIQNGLPVTNTLGCGSWGNNSISENFTYKHLLNITRIAPLSARIHVPSDEEIWAD, encoded by the coding sequence GACCGGGTTATCCGCGAAGCTGCCCGTGTCATTTATGATCATGCCGAAGAATTGGCCCGGTTGGCTGTAAACGAAACCGGCATGGGGGTGTATGAGCACAAAGTAGCTAAAAACCGCAATAAATCGAAAGGGGTTTATTATAACCTGAGGGGTAAAAAATCCATGGGTATCATCGATATGGATGAAAAAACCGGATTGATCGAAATTGCCAAACCGATCGGTGTGGTAGCCGGGATCACGCCGATGACCAATCCGATTGTGACACCGATGTCGAAGATTATTTTTGCCCTCAAAACCAAAAACGCCATTATTATAGCTCCGCATCCACAGTCAAAAAGATGCTCGGCTCTGGCTGTAAATCTGATCAAGGACGTTGTGGCTCCGTTCGGGGTTCCTGCCGATCTGATCCAGGTGATCGACGAACCTTCTATCGATAAGACCAAAGAATTGATGGAAGCCTGCGATGTCGTTGTTGCCACAGGAGGGATGCCGATGGTGAAATCCGCTTACTCTTCTGGAAAACCCTCTTTCGGTGTTGGTGCCGGTAATGTACAGGTGATCCTTGATCGTAATATCGATCTGGAGGCAGCAGCTGAAAAGGTGATTACCGGACGTGCTTTTGATAATGGTATTATCTGTTCCGGAGAACAATTTTTCACTTATCCGGTAACCGATCGCGAAGCTGTGTTCAAGGCCTTTACTGCACATGGGGCTTATTTTGTTACTGCCGGAGAGAAAGAGCGTTTGCTGAATGTACTCTTCCCGGAAGGAAAAATAAACCGGGCTTTGGTTGGGCAGTCGGTGAAGAAGATTGCCGGTGCTGCCGGTATCGATCTGCCTGAAGGTATCCGTGTCATTGTAGCTGAAGCAACCGGAGCCGGACATGCCGATCGTATCTGCAAAGAAAAAATGTTTCCGGTAATGGGTTGCCTCGGATATGACAATTTTGAAGAAGCCTTACGGATCGCCAAGACTAACCTGAACATGGAAGGTAACGGTCATACAGCCGGAATTCATTCCAACGATCAGGCCAATGTGATTAAGGCCGGCACCGAATTGTCCGTTTCCCGTCTGATTGTGAACGCTCCTTGTGCAACCACTGCCGGTGGGTCTATTCAGAACGGTCTGCCTGTAACCAATACGTTGGGATGCGGAAGCTGGGGAAATAATTCGATTTCGGAGAATTTTACTTATAAACATTTATTAAATATCACCCGGATTGCTCCGCTGTCGGCACGTATCCATGTGCCTTCGGATGAAGAGATCTGGGCGGATTGA